The sequence CTCTTGCCTGTCTGGGAAGTACGCCACATGTTCTTGACTGCCGATGTCCACCCCGATGCAGTTCATGCTGTCCTCCTGTTACAGTAGAAGGGTCAAGCGGGCTTCCCGGGGCGCAGTCTTATGGTGCAAGCTTTTGACGCTTGAGGATACTGTTCGGCCTCTGGTCAGCCGTCAGAGTCCAGCCCGAAGAATCTCGGCTTCTCACTGGGACGTGCAAGAGCGGAAAGAGGGTCTGGACTCTGGCTTGACGTAGATCCAACTTACCTGATCCACAAGACATAAGAGCCGAGAGCCGAGAGCCGAGAGCCGAGAGCCGAGAGCCGAGAGCATGATGCAGTGGCTGTCAGAACTGGTCAAGGGGACCTGTCACTCATAACGCTTCAGCCAAAGCTGTTTTTAGCCCTCGGCCCTCGGCCCTTGGCCCTCGGCGGTCTCCTGCTTTCTGCCTTCTGCCAGATAAGCCCTGAGCGCCCTCTCTTCTGCCGGAATCCGGACCAGCATCACCAGAGCGTTCAGCACCGTGAACACCAGAGCCGTCATCCACGCACCCACAATCAGAGGGGTAATGAAGATTTCCAGCGCCACCACCACGTAATTCGGGTGCTTCAGGAAGCGGTACAGGCCCTTGGAAATCCGCTGACCACCGGGCACAATCAGGATCCGGGTGTTCCAGTACGGCCCGAGGGTGGAAATCACCTGATACCTGAGGAGTTGCAAAATCAGGTACACCCCGACCGCCCACCACTGGACAGGCGCATCCCGGAAATACCCTTCCAGCGTGAAAGACAGCATCCAGAGGGGATGCAGCACAAAGAACATCCAGTAATGGTCTTGACCGTATTCTTTTGCCCCTTGCGAGCGGGCCCACGCTTCGTTGCGTTTGGCAATTCGGAGTTCAAAAAGGCGCTGTATGGCCACCACCATCAACAAAACAATTGCAGGCATGGTTTCTCCAGTGTGCAGGATTTAGGAAATTCTGAAGAGCACATGTTCAGCACAGAAGCCCGGACCCATGGCGGTCAGCAGGCCCACACCGGGTTCTCTGGAGGATTCCAGAAATTTTTTCAGCACAAAGAGCACCGATGGACTGCTCATGTTGCCGTGGTGTTGGAGCACCCAGAATGTGGAATCAAGCTGTTTCAGACAGACTCCAGTGATGTCACTGTAGGCCTGAACCACCTTGACCCCTCCGGGATGGAGCACATGGTGCTTGAGGTCGGTTTTCTGTAAACCGTAAGCTTCACAGGCGTTCTGGATGCTTTCCGGCATCACATCACGCATGACGGTGGGGATGTCTCTGGAAAAACGCACCTTCAACCCTTCTCCGAGGAGGTCCCAGCCCATCACGTCTTCACTGTCGGGAATCAGGGAACTGTGGCCCCCCAGAATTTCGATGCCCTCTCCAGCGTCTGAAACAATCAGGCCTGCTGCACCATCTGCAAACAGGGCCGCACCCACAAAATTGCTGGTGGAATGGTCCTCCTTGATGAAGGTCATGGAGCACACCTCCACCGCGATCAGAAGCACGTTTTTCTTGCCACTGCGCACCAGATCTGCAGCACGGGCCAGACCCGCAGCTCCACCTGCACACCCGAGACCCCACATTGGGATGCGCTGGGTGGTCAGGGGCAAACCCAGCCTCTGGATGATGCGGGCATCCAGACTGGGCGTGGACATGACCGTGGTGTTCACGAAGATCAAAGCATCAATCTGGTGAGGCTCAAGACCTGCCTGATGCATGGCCTCCTGTGCCACCTGCACACTGAGGTCCAGAGCGGTGGCTTTGCCTGCCTCGTTTTTCTCTGGAAAACTGTGGTGCTCCGCGAACCATTCGATGGGCTTGGCCACATGCCGGGTGTCAATCAAAGCGTTTTTGAAAATGGCCATGTGGCGTCTGGAAAGGGCGTATTTGGGGAAAAGCTGTGCTGCAAACTTTTCCACATCGTCTTGATGTACCACATGGGGCGGATTTGCGGTGGCAATGCTGCGAACAATGGGGCGGTTCAATCGTCCTCCTCTGGCGTGAGGCAAGTCTCGCGGTACACAAATTGGGACAGACGCTTGCGTTCCCGGCTGTTCCAGTCAATGCTGGGCCGTCTGGGATCGTCTGGAAGATACCCGAGCCTGTACACGGCCATGAGTTCAAGGGTGTCAGGAACCTTGAGAACCTGCTGTATCTCCTGCCACGCTTCGGGAATTTCCATGGGCGTGGACACAAACTGGATGCCCATCTTGAACTCCTGAATGCCAAGCCAGATGTTCTCCATGGCTGCACCCATCCCGAACACCGAATAAAAGCCACTCAGGGCTTCCGGAATGTACTCGGTCTTGTCGAGCATCACGGCCATCAGGAGGGGACTGCCGGCCACCAGTTTGCGGTTGTCCTCTCCCAGCTTTTTGGGCACCCCGAGGCTGCGCATCAGGGAAAGCCCGGTGTCACTGAAAATCTGGCGGGTGAAAGGCTTCAAAGGGGCAGGCAGGTGGTCAATGAAAATCCCATCTCGCCTCTCGTCCATTTCCTTTTGTGAGAAGCGGAAATACCGACGGTATCGCTCAAAGAAAATGCCACGGTCAATCAGCTTTTGCATGCTGTCTCCAGAAATGGAGGCAATGCGTTCGATGGTTTCCCGCTTCTCGATCAAGACGAACCGCCACGGTTGCGAATTGAAGTGGCTGGGAGCGGCACAGGCCAGTTTCATCAGCATGTGCTGGTGTTCTTTTTTCACCGGGTCCGGTTTGAAAGGGCCGTTGGTGGTTTTGCGTCCAAGAATGCCTTCGATGAGCCCGAGTTCTTTCAACACCTGTGTCATGCAGTCTCCCCAAAAAAAGAATTCAACCCCGAACCAGATACGCCAGATACAGTCCGCCCACCATCAGGGGAAGGACCACATGACCTGCATGTCTCGGGCGCATGCGCGGCATGAACCCCCACAGAATGCAGGCCACAAACAAAAAAAGATGCCGGATTTCCCACCATGCCCAGAAAGCAGACAGAAAAACCAGCCCATACAACAGGTGATGCAACCACCGATACCTGAGCTTGAACACCTTCAGTTGCAAACCCAACCCCAGCAGAAAATTCACAAGGAAAAATCCCCCGGCAAACCACATGCTGATCGGCATGATTCAGTATAGGACGGGTTTCAGGAGGGTGTGCAGGACGGAGCACAATCTGGGGAAAGGGCTTCGCCTTGCCCTATTGCCGAGAGCCGAGAGCCGAGAGCCGAGAGCCGAGAGCCGAGAGCCGAGAGCCGAGAGCCGAGAGCATCATGTGTTACACAGCAAAAATGGTCAAGGGGAATGTCTGTAGGGTCGAGTGGGCAGAGGGATCACGTTTTGATCCCTCGTTTTGCAAAAGAAGGCATGCCTTGCCCTCCACGCTTGAGCCAAAGCTTTCTTTTGCCCTCGGCTCTGGGCCCTCGGCCAAAAAATCACCCCGGTTTCACCAACTGCGTCAGCAAATAATCGTCTGGAAAAGCATGCACAAACTGCCAGATGAGTTCCTGATCCCCGAGTTTGAGCAGGGCTTCGGTGATTTCGGAGTGCAGAATTTCCCTCTGGGTGTCCAGAAAAGGGCTGTCTGAGCGAGGAAGCAGCATGCCTTTGTAAAGCCCCAGAGCTTG comes from Deinococcus misasensis DSM 22328 and encodes:
- a CDS encoding nitroreductase family protein → MTQVLKELGLIEGILGRKTTNGPFKPDPVKKEHQHMLMKLACAAPSHFNSQPWRFVLIEKRETIERIASISGDSMQKLIDRGIFFERYRRYFRFSQKEMDERRDGIFIDHLPAPLKPFTRQIFSDTGLSLMRSLGVPKKLGEDNRKLVAGSPLLMAVMLDKTEYIPEALSGFYSVFGMGAAMENIWLGIQEFKMGIQFVSTPMEIPEAWQEIQQVLKVPDTLELMAVYRLGYLPDDPRRPSIDWNSRERKRLSQFVYRETCLTPEEDD
- a CDS encoding type III polyketide synthase, which gives rise to MNRPIVRSIATANPPHVVHQDDVEKFAAQLFPKYALSRRHMAIFKNALIDTRHVAKPIEWFAEHHSFPEKNEAGKATALDLSVQVAQEAMHQAGLEPHQIDALIFVNTTVMSTPSLDARIIQRLGLPLTTQRIPMWGLGCAGGAAGLARAADLVRSGKKNVLLIAVEVCSMTFIKEDHSTSNFVGAALFADGAAGLIVSDAGEGIEILGGHSSLIPDSEDVMGWDLLGEGLKVRFSRDIPTVMRDVMPESIQNACEAYGLQKTDLKHHVLHPGGVKVVQAYSDITGVCLKQLDSTFWVLQHHGNMSSPSVLFVLKKFLESSREPGVGLLTAMGPGFCAEHVLFRIS
- a CDS encoding isoprenylcysteine carboxyl methyltransferase family protein, whose amino-acid sequence is MPAIVLLMVVAIQRLFELRIAKRNEAWARSQGAKEYGQDHYWMFFVLHPLWMLSFTLEGYFRDAPVQWWAVGVYLILQLLRYQVISTLGPYWNTRILIVPGGQRISKGLYRFLKHPNYVVVALEIFITPLIVGAWMTALVFTVLNALVMLVRIPAEERALRAYLAEGRKQETAEGQGPRAEG